GGACCGTCCCCTCATGACGTATTTGTTGCTCCAATCGGATGCGCTCCGGGCCTCGGGGTCACCGTCCTTGGATCAACGCATGGCCgccttgctgcaaatggccTCCATGCCACCGGAAGTCTTGACACGGTGTATTGCGCCGCGGATTCAATTGTGGGCCAGTGGGGCCGAGGACGACGAGCCCTTGGTAGATGTTTTGGAATTGCGATCGGAAGACATTCAAATGGCCGTCATGGAGCAGAGTCAGACGCAAAGAGAACTCATCCTACTGATCGACACGCCGGACCAAACCACTGTTCTGGATGCTCGGTACGTAAATACGCACGTCAAGGATGGAACGGCCAAGCCGCTCGTGGTGGGACGGGGGTTGCGACACGCCATTGCCGAAACCGCCGTCAGCTACCGGACGCCACCCACGATTGTGTATGAACTGGATCAAACGAGTACGGGAGGGGAACGGACCTTTGCGAGACTCCTGGATGCCTTGGTGGAAGATGCCCCCAGTCCGGATGGACATGAAAATTATGACGGATGGAAACGAGATGTGGCCGCAGCGGTACTCGAGTAAGTTTGAATGCGGTTGCATGGCGTTTACTGTTTCGTTTTTTTTGGTAACGTGATGAATCTGACCCTTTtttgcgtgtgtgtgtgcagGGAACTGGAAAAGGACGAATTCGACTAGTTGTTCCTAGTGAAGGCAACTATTCGAATGAAACGTTCCCGTATAGGCTTTTGATAATGGCTATGCACATGTGCAAACTTTTACAACTTTTTTGCAACGATTCGAATTCGGCGGTAATCGACCGTCCAGTCGGTGCCGTTGAATAATTCTGATCTCAATAGATCGTTTATCTGGACGAGAATACTGTCGATTTCCTCATCCGACTGGCCTTTGAAGAAGGTGCTGCCAAACATGCGTAACCAGTTGCTGAGACCCGCTTCACCGTCTTTCAAGACGACCGGCCGATCGAAAAGTGTAGCCGCAGATACTTCCATGCCGTTTTCTTCCAGCAAAGTTGTGTACTCGGATATGCTAGGAAAGTTCCAAGGAGTCGTCGAAGCCGGCAATTGAAGGACTTGTAACGTAGACTGCACAACCCGTTCCACGTTGCCTTTGCCACCGAACTCGACGACTAGTTGTCCACCCGGTCGTAAAGCCTTCGCCATACACGCGACTGCACGTCCCGCATCCTTGGCGGGTATCCAGTGCAAGGCAGCGTTGGAAAATAGAACATCCACGGGCTCGGGAACCTCAAAATTGCGCATGTCGCCCTGAAAGAAATCACAGCTGGGAAATTGTTGCCGAGCTTTCGCGACCATGTCCGGATCGGCATCCATCCCCGTTACCACCAAGTTTTTTGCTAGATGAGACAAGGCTTGCGTCAACTCACCGCTACCACAGCCAACATCAAGAATGCGTTGACCGTCACTGACTTGTATTAGTTCTAGGAGTGAACTGCCAAGCTTCCAGACAAAACTGTGCTGTCCCTGATAGCGATCGACATCCCACTGAGAGCGAGAGAGAAAGCGCACATTCTACTGTGAGATCGCCTACGTTTCAGAGCACATCCCCAAGAGTCCCGTTTCTTACCTCTTGGGTTGGCGCATCGGCATCGATACGATTGTCGACGCTCATAGTGATTTCGGAACGTTTGCGCCAACGAGAAAAGGAAGGGTATGAACAAGATGGAATGTGATCTGTCAGAAAACTGTCAGCCTGCCAAAGAGCCGACAGAATCAAGCTGGTAGGAATGACCCAAAACATCACAAGATCCGAACAGAGTGGACGGAATTATGGGTGGATCGATTTCCTCCGAACAGCGGATGGATTTCCTTGGAACAAGAAAGATACCCTACCAGTCGTACACGAACTTTTCGTTGCTTTTTACATtccattttacagttaattgtaTCAAGAAAAGAACACCGGAAAGAAAGAGGGTTTGGGTCGACGCGACTGACTGCCAGGTTACACGATGATTTTTGTGACATGCGAGTTTGcggattgacagtgacagtgagcatTGACTCTTACCGAGGGTCTGTTTGCGAGCGTTAGAATTGCTTTCATCGTTTGGCGTCAAAACTTTACGTTCCCTGTAAATCCACTCCGGAACGGAAAGAAGACCCGGATTTTGAAAGACGACTGACGCATGTGTATCCGGCATTACTGTCGTCTGTCCTGTTCCGTCGTCGTTAGAGCGGTGTGGGCTAGGGAAGTCGTTCTTGGTGGCTGTCGGCGTTATGGCAAGCCGAAGAAAGTTGGGGGGTGCTACGGCGAGTCTCCATGTTGCATATTGTTCGCACTCGTTGCCCTTCAATTGAGATACGCCTTGTTTCGGAACCCATCATGATGAAGCCGATTATTCTCCTCACCGCCCTTGCGGCATCATCTACGGCCTTTGCCCCTACCAGTAGGTATGTGTAGTGTCGAATCGGAGATAAAGGCAAAGCAACGAAAAAAGTGGCAATTCCAGCGGGCGCTGGTTCGGCTGCTGTGTAGCAAAGGACGTACGACCGTACAAGCTTTGCCACGAAATAGAGCCTTGACGCCCCCGTCACATTCTTATACTAGCTATTATTACTGCTGGATTGCTGGAAAGTGACTACCACGCTACGCCGATTCTGCCCCAAACTGCTACCTTCGTATCGTATGCTCGACTACGTACGCCATTTGGAGGGGCTTTCACTCGCGCACGGTTCGTTTCGGTTTCCCCGACTTGTCCgacaacacacacactcacacacacatactCTTGCTTTCTTATTCTTGCTTGTAGATTCGGAGTCCGCAGCGCGAGTATCTCCGTTGCGGCCGAATGGAAGCCGAGCGAAGGTGAAAAGTGGGAAGAAAAGGACTTTGAAGGCGAACTcaaaaagttggaaaaggaagctgAAGACCGTCTGGATGCCAAGATTGCCGAAATGATGACCAATATTGATACCGTGGGTAGCAAATAAACAAAAGAGAACGCTGCCTAGCAAGTATTTTATCGTGCCATCATCGTTTCTTGCTAGTATCGTTGGGTACCTACCCACCCACCTTACACTTTTCAAACGGTTGGAGGGGTACTTTCACGTGATCGTGCGTGGGGGTCCGTACGGCCTCGGTCGTCGATCCACGAGTTGCCTAGCACGCGCCTTGCGCGATACACACCCTATCTAGGGAGACTGCTCTCTCCTACTTTCCGGTGTCGGCCATACAATAGGAAGCATGTCGTCGTCTACACAGACTCCTTCGTGTTCGTCAACCCCCCACCGCACTCGTTTGGCCAACACCTGGACTCCGGCGTCGTGTGCCTCGCGCAGGTACCGGGCAAAGGAGGGACAGGCCTGGATGTTGGGTGCAAAGGCAGTAGCGTCACCCCGGATCACCACGAATAGAATCGTAGTCAGCAAGGGCGTGGACGTTGTTTTCactttgtcttcttcctcttcctcctccgacGGCGACCACCAACACAATCGCTCCCGGGCGATGCGGGTCAATTCCCGGACGTGATGTATCGCTCGCGTCGACACAACCGCTTCCCCGTCCGGACctttttggttggaattGCCCCACGGAAAAATAGCCGTCCGCGTGTAGGGGCGTACGTGCGATACAAAGACGCACGATTTCTTCGGTCGCTTGCCCGACGCCGGGACGGCGGGCGGGGTTGCGTCGACAGCGTAGTCCGTGTCGACGACCGTCTTGACTTCGATGATGCGCTGCGTGTGATCCGCGTGGGTGACGAGAAAATCCACCCGCATGTCGGTGCCGCAGGGGTTGCGTACCTGTGTGCGCAGAGCCGTGACGGCCGGAATGCCTTCGACGAGATTGTGCTCCAACCAACACCGGGCAATCCGTTCGCCCAAGGCGGGATGCGCACCCACCCACGTGGGGGGATAGTGTATCTTTTCCGGCACATCGTCATCTGCCGGAATGTCTCCGTTGGTGGGTGGGTCCGGATGCCGTTGTGTGTACTCTTGTTCGTCCACGTACAAAAGTTGGGCGTGAAATTCGCATTTGGGTGTCTGGTATTTGGGACTGACCGCCTCGGCTCCAACCAACTCACCCTTATTGGTCCGTGCCGGTTTGATCAGTAGTGTTTTCCCCACGACACATTTGCCTCCCATGTCCAAATTTGGTACGTGGAGCAGTGCCTCTCGGCCGTCTTCACCATCGAGGCGCACGTCGGCTACGTACGGACTCTTATTGCGCGTGGATGGTCGGGCCCGAAGTGTGGCCCGGATCAAGGGATCCGGATCCTGCAAGGAAAACAGCACTAGCTTGCCATCCAGTAGAGTTGGCGTCGCTGTTGTATTGTGGCGAACCGTAGTCTGCCTCACGGGTTTCCGTAGGGGATGTGACGGTGGCGTGGATCGGACGGTTTGAGTTTTGCGTCGCTTGTGTGGAGTGGAACACAGTGCATCCCCCGAAGAATCCTCCTCCGGGACCGTCGAAGCGGCAGTGATTTTGGTTGGTTGCGATTGCGTTCTGGTACGAATCGCTCGACGAGTCGATACCATGGGACTGGTGAATGCGTGAGCAAGGATCGCCAGAGGCGTTGGTTGGGCTCGTGTCAACAGCCACACCGTTGCAACGATCGGATGCCGAATGGTGGTGGCTCGGGTCAGGAAgaccaacaacagcaataTCAACAAGCTGAGCCCGGTATTTAGGGAAAGCTGTAGTAGATTGATCTGATCCGTCTTTTAGGCGGTGAAAAAGGGTAGCCGATTGTATTCTGTATGCGTCGTCATGGTCCCGTTCTATTCCCCAGAGACTGTTTGGGATGACGGCTGGTTGGTCCGAACAATATAAACCAAAAGAAGGCGGATCTGACGATGTTTCCCGTGACCCAAACTTTCCTCCCAGGACTCACGAGCGTTCGCTTTCTCTGTCAGCAATGTTTACAATGATTTACCATTAGTCGATGGTAGTGATTGCAGTCGTTCTCCACAAAACCGAAAGGCAAGGTTCGATCCACGACGAACAATAGAAAGAAAGGGCTCGCTCTACCGTCAAGGTCCGTCTGCAGCTAATACGACAACAGCAGTCACTGTCGATTTCACTGACTTTCTAGTGTAAAGTGACTTGTTTCTCTGTAGTGAAATTGGGCGAAGCGATAAAGAAAAATGAATATGGTTCCTTCTCGGAAATATTAGTTGTTATGCATTTATGATTATGTATGACCGTGAATGACGAACATCAGTTCCAATTCGCTGGTTGGATTGTTCGTGAGATTGTTTCTTCGCGGACGCGGGTCGATGGCGTACCGTGTCGTTGCACCGTTCTTAGGAGACACGCGTCATCTTGAAATCATCAACGACTAGATCCGTGTCGAACGGAAAATCAACGAGCGACAAACGGAAATTGCGGACTTTGCCATTCCAATTCGGACCATCTGCCGGGACCGTCCAGTAACCGGTGTAGGAATTCATGCCGTTGGTGTCCCAGCTCTCCGCATCCGTATATCCATCGATGCGCTCCTGTCGAAGCGTCCACGTTCCGTCGCGGAGAACGAGACGTACGCGCGGGCACCGTTCTTTCGCATTGTTGGAACCAACGACACAAGAACTGCCTTCCCCCGTTGAGACATCGACAAGTTGAAGTTTGGCCGTTATTTTCCATGTTGTGCCCTGCTCCAGACAGTTAAGGTCAATGCCACCCTTGTACTCCGGTCCCTGCCAGTATCGTTTGCGGTTTCCGGAATTATAATACATGGCCGTGGACGAAGTAAAGCCTTCCACATCCGACACACTAGCGCCATTGTGGGTGGACCAGTATCCCTTGGATCCGAGTTCAAAATCGGAATTTGCAATCACTTCGGAGCAAGAGTCCAGGTCCCCTACAGAAGGACTCATGACTGGACTCTCTGTTGGAAGGCCGGTTGCAAGTTTGGTTGGACTGGGGGTGGGCCTGTCGGTCGGAACCTTGGTAGGACGAGAAGTTGGACTATGGGTGGAAGTTTGCGTCGGACCGTGTGTCGGAGTACCGGTCTTAGTTTCTGTTGGACTGCTGGTTGGGCTTCGGGTCGGAGAGGGTAATGCTAGAGACGGACTCGAAGTTGGTGATTTACCAGTATCCACATCCGAGCCAAGCACCACTTCCATTCCAAAATCGTCGACAATCAAATTCATTCCGAACGCAAAGTCCGTAATGGATAAACGGATGTTGGCAACATTTCCTTGCCAACCCGGGTCGTTGGAAGGAATGGTCCAATATCCTTCGAACGCGTTGAAACCGTCAGCATCCCAATTGTCCCCATTGTTGAAACCTCTAACGTACACAGTATGCAGAGTCCAAGATTTATCGCGTAGCACGAGTGTCACCCGAGGGCACATTTCGCCTTCCGCCGTAGAACCGGTATTGCAGGATGCTCCCTTTCCAgtttctttgtcgacaagcTTCATGCGAGCAGAAAACTTCCATGTTGTACCCTGAGTCAGACACTGGAAATCTAATCCGTCTCGCCATTTATGTGCTGGTCCTGTCCAGTATCGGTTACGATTGCCAGAGTCGTAGTACATGGCTGTTGGAGAGTTGTAGCCAGCTACATTGGACAAACTACCTTCGCCGGCTGCATCCCAATACCCGTCGTATCCGCGCTCAAAATCCGAGTTCGCAATCAGATTACCGCAGGCCTCGAGGGATGTTGTCGGGCTGGATGTTGGAGGAAAGGTTGTTCCTCGAGCCTTCTCGAGAAGAACGATGTCTTCATCATTGGGTGCCGTTGGACAAAGCTTCTCCTGGAACTCAATGTCGACGTTGGTTGGGTACACAGGCACTCCCTTATTCAGAAAGACTGCGTCGTACTGTCGCCCCGACGGGACATGCACGGCAAATCGGCGGGGCCATCGGTGACTACTGTGGACATGACCGGAGAGCTCAATACAGTCGGAAGTGTTGCCACGATCGCACACCTTGAGAGTGTAATCTTGGCTTTGGCTCTCTGGGACATAGTAGTGCACTGTGCGGATGCAAGTGTCACTGCAGTAGGTGTAGCAACGATCTTTGTTCTCCGTGCAAACACTTGGTTCCACAAAGTGCATCATCTCGGGCGAGTTGACCATCAGAGTGGACGGAGTATTGTCGGTGCCGTCAAGAAGAGTACCCGTCGAATCGGTCACGTACACATCATCTGCCCCAGCTGACTTTCCGCTGCAAAAATTGATCACGTCCGTGTCGGCTACGGTCACACCGGTGTACCTGGAGAACATTTCGAAGGATTTGTAGCCGTCTAGTCGAGACGTCAGATCGATTGCGGTTGCATCAGAACACACGGATTTGGAAAACCCAGAAAATGCCACTTGATCCAGGATAACACCGTTCAGCTCGGAATCCATCTTTCGAACCCACGGGTTGGTTGACTGGAAACCTATGCCTTGTGGACATCGCATATTGGCAAAGCGATTCCTTTTCACCACCTCCGCAAAGACATCCGAGTGACCAACAATTGTAGTGTCGGCAACGTGAATTTCTTCGGCGCGATCGACCACAATTGCGAAAGCATTGTCGGAGAATGTGTTGCCTTTTAGAAATATATTTCGAGTCCGATGGATACGAAGTGCAATGTGCCGGTTACGGAAGAACTTGTTGTTCTCAAAATACTGCAGCGTCTTTGGAATGTATCCGTGCAAGTAATAGGTCAATCCTACCCCAAATACGCTGTGGACGACATTGCCTTCAAACTTTCGAGTCGGGACCGTCATGGGGTCAAAGTCTTGGTGCTCATTGGCCAGGCTTCCGCGTACCTGAAGTTCGAaccaaaaaccaaagacTTGCGATCCAGCTACAACATTGCCAACAAACGAGTTGTCCGCATTGGTGATCCAGAAGGTACTGGCAGACATGTCCGTTTCCACGCCGTTGGAGCCCATGTTGGGAATGATGACATCCGCCTTGACAGTCAGGATACCAATGTTTCGTACAAACTCGTTGCCCGTCTCGATGCCGTCTTCCAGCATGTAGCAGTGACCTTTGGTGGAATaggcaacattctcttgGACGAGAAGGTTATCGGTACCGTGCACAACAACGCAGCGTTGGTTGGAATTACGGATAGTATTTTTGGCTACCACCGAGCCCGACACGTCCCCGCACATGTGAAAATGGACAGGGTATCGTCCCAGGAGCCCTTCCTGTCCAAAGTTGACGATCTCCACTCCTTCAATGCGCTGGTTCACACTGGGAGTGTGCATGATCCAAAAGTGACCACCATCCGAACCGGAGGCGCCTTGAAAGACAATGTTGCGAGAAAGCAAGGCAACCTCGGTTGCAGAGTCTGGGCTATCGAGAAGCGTTACCGGGCGGTTGATGGCTTTGTCGAGGTTGAGACGAACCCTACCTGAGCCAACATCGGAGACGCTTGAGATGGTACGGACTTGATCgccgaagaagccttggTGCTCGGAAGTGATGACTATGGTTGCCCCGGCAACCCATTTGTCACGGACGGAGTTGGACACTACGATAGCGGAGCTACCGATAACGTCGTAGATGTGTAGCCACGTCGGTGTGTTGGCAGGAAGACCATTAACTACAAAACATTGAAAGAGGTGGTTTTTTGAGTGCCAGTCGTAAAGCAACCTCCGACAACTGTGCTGTCAAATGTCTGAGCGATCTGAACTTACGATTAACTTTCCCACCGGCAACTGTAATCGATCGAGCTCCTGTGTCACAGGACCCTCCACAATTGCCAGTATTGCTGTCGATCGGTTCAAAGGAGCTGATGCTGGAGCCTTGGAGAACAAACGTAACATCGGGGATTCCATCTACTGCTTTAGAGCTTTTCATTTCTAGCTCTCCTTGGACCAGCACCAAGTTGGTGTTGACGGTGAGCCGGTAACCATCCGGAAACACCAGTTTACCTTGAATGTCAATGCCGTCGTTCAGCGTTAGTAGTGGGCCCGGATGATCCATCGAAACGCAAGTACCGCACGGAACAACGAGCCTCGATGCATGAACAGAGTTAGTGCCAAATGTGTCGATGAAGGAAGAACATTTGGAATTATCAATGTTGGCGTTGCAGCTCAAAGGTACAAATCCTCGGGCGAGACGCCGAGAAGAGGACGGCACAGCTTCTTCCGAATCGAAAGCTTGGCTCGACGCCGATGAATTGCCACGAATAAAATTACCCTTACATTCCACCGCATTTAAGAAGAGAAAGACTGAGCCGAGAAGAATTGGAGAGTACATGGTGAGTTTTTTCTCTCTCGACAGCGCTCCAAAAGGACAGGCAAATTAAAGGTTGTTGTTGCCTACTCTAGAGCAGAAGATTATGAGAAGATTCAAGAAAGGAAGTATGACTTTCACGCAGTCATGCAAGTGATGCAGGGCTTTTCAAATCAAGTCGGTAGGGCCTTTTGACATTGTATTGGTCATTCTTCTGATTCTCATCCTTTTTTGTATTCTCGACAGGAACATTTCCGTATGAGCCCACCGGTATAAGGGTCATTTCGAACATTCTCCGAACAGAGCACGCGAAAACAATTGCCGAAATTTCAGTGGTTTGTCCCTTCGAAGATCAATTAACTCAGTATGCCTTTTTGAAATTATAGTGCTAGACGCTAAGTGGAAACGAGGCCTTTTCAAATCAATTTAATATAAGCATTTGATATTATGTTGGTTCAAGCCGGATTCTTTTTGCTTCGTAGAAGATTTAGTATCAAGCTACACGGTCATTCCCGACGATCCACCGAGAtcgctttccaaaacaactGCGGAGAAGGTCGGCGGTGATTTCCAGTTTGTGTGGGTGGCTATGTTTGATTTGGAGAAGACGAAAGCAAAGCAATGCGAGTATGACTTTGAAACGGTCACAATTAATGAAATACAGTGGTAGGGCCTTTTGACACCTTTGTGTTAGTTATTCTTTCCTACGTTTCATTATTTATATTTTGCCAACGAGCGTTTCGGTATTTCTCAAGTGGGTCATTTATTTACATTGTAATTACGGAACATTCGAAGACCGTTGGCAATCCAGCGGGGAGCAGAAGAGGCGACGAGCCATTCGGGTAGAGTGTCGCAAGAAAGTTCCGGCATGACTTTTGCATAGGCACTATGGTGCAACATGGCGAAGGGCTATTCAAAGATTGTATGTGGAGTCTTCTGATTTGGTATTGGTCATTTTTCGTATTCCCACTCCATTCTTACTAGTCTACGGCTCCCTTCGTACGGTCGGTTTGTTCCTTCTTCGCTCTGGAGAACCGTTCTCTGTCGAGACGGACCGGTCGGTCCTATTCGGGACGACTCGGAGTATTCCTTTGGGTTGTCCATTGCAGAATTCTCCGGAGAAAGTAACACGAATATACCTGGATCTGCGTTGCGACTCCTCGGGGCCTTTTTTCCGTTCGGGTTTCTTCTgtgctcgtcgtcgtcctctaTCAGGCAACGGACCAAAATTGGAATGTCCTCTACGCTGGTGTAGACTGCATTTAGCAGATTAGAGAATAGGAATTTTTATTGGGGAAAGATGAATGGAGTAACGGTATATAGGTAGTATAGCTTTGGACCCACAGGGACTACCAGTTCAGAGATACTTCCTGGGTAGGGCAACGGAATTCTCATCCACTTTGTATACATGGGAGAtttcttgttgttttgggaGAAATTCTCATgaacgaaaacaaaaggaTATACCATTGGGGTTGCGCAACCAGCAACATGCATACTGAATCGAACGTGTCCAATGTTGGACCGACTCTGAACTAGCACTTGGGGCCCTATCTCCTAGGTTTCTTTTCAGGGTTGTCGATCGTGTGCTAGATTGCGTCACGCACAGGAACGAACTCGAACGCGACTGC
This portion of the Phaeodactylum tricornutum CCAP 1055/1 chromosome 19, whole genome shotgun sequence genome encodes:
- a CDS encoding predicted protein, translated to MVSTRRAIRTRTQSQPTKITAASTVPEEDSSGDALCSTPHKRRKTQTVRSTPPSHPLRKPVRQTTVRHNTTATPTLLDGKLVLFSLQDPDPLIRATLRARPSTRNKSPYVADVRLDGEDGREALLHVPNLDMGGKCVVGKTLLIKPARTNKGELVGAEAVSPKYQTPKCEFHAQLLYVDEQEYTQRHPDPPTNGDIPADDDVPEKIHYPPTWVGAHPALGERIARCWLEHNLVEGIPAVTALRTQVRNPCGTDMRVDFLVTHADHTQRIIEVKTVVDTDYAVDATPPAVPASGKRPKKSCVFVSHVRPYTRTAIFPWGNSNQKGPDGEAVVSTRAIHHVRELTRIARERLCWWSPSEEEEEEDKVKTTSTPLLTTILFVVIRGDATAFAPNIQACPSFARYLREAHDAGVQVLAKRVRWGVDEHEGVCVDDDMLPIVWPTPESRREQSP
- a CDS encoding predicted protein, encoding MSVDNRIDADAPTQEWDVDRYQGQHSFVWKLGSSLLELIQVSDGQRILDVGCGSGELTQALSHLAKNLVVTGMDADPDMVAKARQQFPSCDFFQGDMRNFEVPEPVDVLFSNAALHWIPAKDAGRAVACMAKALRPGGQLVVEFGGKGNVERVVQSTLQVLQLPASTTPWNFPSISEYTTLLEENGMEVSAATLFDRPVVLKDGEAGLSNWLRMFGSTFFKGQSDEEIDSILVQINDLLRSELFNGTDWTVDYRRIRIVAKKL
- a CDS encoding predicted protein, with protein sequence MYSPILLGSVFLFLNAVECKGNFIRGNSSASSQAFDSEEAVPSSSRRLARGFVPLSCNANIDNSKCSSFIDTFGTNSVHASRLVVPCGTCVSMDHPGPLLTLNDGIDIQGKLVFPDGYRLTVNTNLVLVQGELEMKSSKAVDGIPDVTFVLQGSSISSFEPIDSNTGNCGGSCDTGARSITVAGGKVNLNGLPANTPTWLHIYDVIGSSAIVVSNSVRDKWVAGATIVITSEHQGFFGDQVRTISSVSDVGSGRVRLNLDKAINRPVTLLDSPDSATEVALLSRNIVFQGASGSDGGHFWIMHTPSVNQRIEGVEIVNFGQEGLLGRYPVHFHMCGDVSGSVVAKNTIRNSNQRCVVVHGTDNLLVQENVAYSTKGHCYMLEDGIETGNEFVRNIGILTVKADVIIPNMGSNGVETDMSASTFWITNADNSFVGNVVAGSQVFGFWFELQVRGSLANEHQDFDPMTVPTRKFEGNVVHSVFGVGLTYYLHGYIPKTLQYFENNKFFRNRHIALRIHRTRNIFLKGNTFSDNAFAIVVDRAEEIHVADTTIVGHSDVFAEVVKRNRFANMRCPQGIGFQSTNPWVRKMDSELNGVILDQVAFSGFSKSVCSDATAIDLTSRLDGYKSFEMFSRYTGVTVADTDVINFCSGKSAGADDVDTCIRTVHYYVPESQSQDYTLKVCDRGNTSDCIELSGHVHSSHRWPRRFAVHVPSGRQYDAVFLNKGVPVYPTNVDIEFQEKLCPTAPNDEDIVLLEKARGTTFPPTSSPTTSLEACGNLIANSDFERGYDGYWDAAGEGSLSNVAGYNSPTAMYYDSGNRNRYWTGPAHKWRDGLDFQCLTQGTTWKFSARMKLVDKETGKGASCNTGSTAEGEMCPRVTLVLRDKSWTLHTVPTSRPTKVPTDRPTPSPTKLATGLPTESPVMSPSVGDLDSCSEVIANSDFELGSKGYWSTHNGASVSDVEGFTSSTAMYYNSGNRKRYWQGPEYKGGIDLNCLEQGTTWKITAKLQLVDVSTGEGSSCVVGSNNAKERCPRVRLVLRDGTWTLRQERIDGYTDAESWDTNGMNSYTGYWTVPADGPNWNGKVRNFRLSLVDFPFDTDLVVDDFKMTRVS